From the genome of Mycteria americana isolate JAX WOST 10 ecotype Jacksonville Zoo and Gardens chromosome 12, USCA_MyAme_1.0, whole genome shotgun sequence, one region includes:
- the DHRS7B gene encoding dehydrogenase/reductase SDR family member 7B isoform X1, whose translation MVTAVARKTIQKGKLMDLTSTVIIPLLFGSLGIFALFRLLQWMRMRAYLQEAVVVITGATSGLGKECAKAFHAAGSKLVLCGRDSEKLKDLVQQLSTMTNHRKNTHKPHTVVFDLSDTKTVLNAAEDILKYLGHVDILINNAGISFRGAIVDTGLDVDKKVMETNYFGPIALTKALLPSMIKRRQGHIVAISSVQGKISIPFRSAYAASKHATQAFFDCLRAEVEQYDIDVTVVSPGYIQTNLSLNAVTADGSRYGVMDKNTAEGQTAAEVAQVVLNAVGQKKKEVLVAGLTPSLAVYLRNLFPRLFFTLMATRAKKERKAKES comes from the exons GAAGAccattcagaaaggaaaactcaTGGATCTCACAAGCACAGTCATCATCCCACTGCTTTTTGGCAGCTTGGGGATCTTCGCCCTTTTCCGGCTATTGCAGTGGATGCGGATGCGAGCTTACCTCCAGGAAGCAGTGGTCGTGATCACAGGGGCTACCTCTGGCCTGGGAAAAG AATGTGCAAAAGCCTTCCATGCAGCTGGCTCCAAGCTGGTGCTCTGTGGCAGAGACAGTGAGAAACTCAAAGACCTGGTGCAGCAGCTTTCTACTATGACCAATCACCGAAAGAAT ACACACAAACCTCACACTGTGGTGTTTGACCTCTCGGACACTAAAACTGTCCTAAATGCTGCTGAAGACATCCTGAAGTACTTGGGTCATGTGGACATACTGATCAACAATGCAGGCATCAGTTTCCGAGGCGCAATTGTGGACACAGGACTGGATGTGGATAAGAAAGTgatggaaacaaattattttggtCCTATAGCACTCACCAAAG CACTTCTCCCCTCCATGATCAAGAGGAGACAAGGCCACATTGTGGCCATCAGCAGTGTTCAAGGCAAAATAAGCATTCCTTTCAGATCCGCAT atgcTGCCTCTAAGCATGCTACCCAGGCCTTCTTTGATTGTCTACGAGCAGAGGTAGAGCAGTATGACATTGATGTGACAGTTGTAAGCCCCGGATACATTCAGACAAACCTCTCTCTCAATGCTGTAACAGCAGATGGATCTCGCTATGGAG TTATGGACAAGAACACCGCCGAAGGACAGACAGCCGCAGAGGTCGCTCAGGTGGTTCTCAATGCAGTAGgacagaagaagaaggaagtacTGGTAGCTGGCCTAACACCCTCCCTGGCTGTCTACCTGCGAAacctcttccccaggctcttCTTCACCTTAATGGCAACTAGagcaaaaaaggagagaaaagcaaaggagtCTTAG
- the TMEM11 gene encoding transmembrane protein 11, mitochondrial isoform X1 translates to MLGFLPGCRHLPFFQHCVHLFLFLPVGTWQNLRSFHIEWHCAPSLEGVTLSSTDCYIVHEIYNGENAQDQFEYELEQALEAQYKYIVIEPTRIGDETARWITVGNCLHKTAVLAGTTCLFTPLALPVDYSHYISLPAGVLSVACCTLYGISWQFDPCCKYQVEYDAYKLSRLPLHTLTSSTPVVLVRKDDLHRKRLHNTIALAALVYCVKKIYELYAV, encoded by the exons ATGCTGGGGTTTCTTCCAGGATGTCGTCATCTGCCCTTTTTTCAGCACTGtgttcatttgtttctctttttgccAGTTGGCACCTGGCAAAACTTACGGTCTTTTCACATTGAGTGGCATTGTGCCCCCTCCTTAGAAGG GGTCACCTTGTCCTCCACGGACTGTTACATTGTGCATGAGATTTACAACGGAGAGAATGCTCAGGACCAGTTTGAGTATGAGCTGGAGCAGGCGCTGGAAGCGCAGTACAAATACATAGTGATAGAGCCCACTCGCATTGGGGATGAGACGGCCCGCTGGATCACTGTCGGGAACTGCCTGCACAAGACCGCCGTGTTAGCGGGCACCACCTGTCTCTTCACCCCTCTGGCACTTCCAGTAGATTATTCTCACTACATCTCCCTGCCTGCTGGTGTGCTGAGCGTGGCTTGCTGCACCCTTTATGGGATCTCTTGGCAATTTGATCCCTGTTGCAAGTACCAAGTAGAGTACGATGCCTATAAACTTTCCCGCCTGCCCCTGCATACGCTCACCTCCTCCACTCCGGTGGTGCTGGTGAGGAAGGACGACCTGCACAGAAAGAGACTGCATAACACGATAGCACTCGCTGCCCTGGTGTACTGTGTAAAGAAGATCTATGAACTCTACGCTGTATGA
- the DHRS7B gene encoding dehydrogenase/reductase SDR family member 7B isoform X2 encodes MDLTSTVIIPLLFGSLGIFALFRLLQWMRMRAYLQEAVVVITGATSGLGKECAKAFHAAGSKLVLCGRDSEKLKDLVQQLSTMTNHRKNTHKPHTVVFDLSDTKTVLNAAEDILKYLGHVDILINNAGISFRGAIVDTGLDVDKKVMETNYFGPIALTKALLPSMIKRRQGHIVAISSVQGKISIPFRSAYAASKHATQAFFDCLRAEVEQYDIDVTVVSPGYIQTNLSLNAVTADGSRYGVMDKNTAEGQTAAEVAQVVLNAVGQKKKEVLVAGLTPSLAVYLRNLFPRLFFTLMATRAKKERKAKES; translated from the exons aTGGATCTCACAAGCACAGTCATCATCCCACTGCTTTTTGGCAGCTTGGGGATCTTCGCCCTTTTCCGGCTATTGCAGTGGATGCGGATGCGAGCTTACCTCCAGGAAGCAGTGGTCGTGATCACAGGGGCTACCTCTGGCCTGGGAAAAG AATGTGCAAAAGCCTTCCATGCAGCTGGCTCCAAGCTGGTGCTCTGTGGCAGAGACAGTGAGAAACTCAAAGACCTGGTGCAGCAGCTTTCTACTATGACCAATCACCGAAAGAAT ACACACAAACCTCACACTGTGGTGTTTGACCTCTCGGACACTAAAACTGTCCTAAATGCTGCTGAAGACATCCTGAAGTACTTGGGTCATGTGGACATACTGATCAACAATGCAGGCATCAGTTTCCGAGGCGCAATTGTGGACACAGGACTGGATGTGGATAAGAAAGTgatggaaacaaattattttggtCCTATAGCACTCACCAAAG CACTTCTCCCCTCCATGATCAAGAGGAGACAAGGCCACATTGTGGCCATCAGCAGTGTTCAAGGCAAAATAAGCATTCCTTTCAGATCCGCAT atgcTGCCTCTAAGCATGCTACCCAGGCCTTCTTTGATTGTCTACGAGCAGAGGTAGAGCAGTATGACATTGATGTGACAGTTGTAAGCCCCGGATACATTCAGACAAACCTCTCTCTCAATGCTGTAACAGCAGATGGATCTCGCTATGGAG TTATGGACAAGAACACCGCCGAAGGACAGACAGCCGCAGAGGTCGCTCAGGTGGTTCTCAATGCAGTAGgacagaagaagaaggaagtacTGGTAGCTGGCCTAACACCCTCCCTGGCTGTCTACCTGCGAAacctcttccccaggctcttCTTCACCTTAATGGCAACTAGagcaaaaaaggagagaaaagcaaaggagtCTTAG